In Bacillus toyonensis BCT-7112, a single window of DNA contains:
- a CDS encoding stage V sporulation protein D: MRVSNVTVRKRLIFILISGILIFTIIDIRLGYVQFFLGNMLTDRAKDSWSRNITFEPERGKILDRNGVELATNKSAPTVFVVPRQIEKPAETAEKLAAVLGVEKDEIYKRVTKKESIVRLDKGGRKISHDKAKEVRGLSLKGVYIAEDSIRYYPFGNFLSHVLGFAGSDNQGLMGLEKYYDKELNGDKGHVRFFADAKGQRMPNIGDDFKKPEAGLNLGLTIDARITRIMEREMNIAESTYNPDGMIAIAMNPKNGEILGMSSRPSFDPADFQSVSPEVYNRNLPVWSTYEPGSTFKIITLAAALNENLVDLEKDTFYDDGAAEVGGARLKCWKAGGHGSQTFLEVVQNSCNPGFIELGDRLGKDRLFKYIRNFGFGQKTGIDLQGEGSGILFKLDKVGPVEQATTSFGQGVSVTPIQQVAAVAAAVNGGTLYQPYIAKEFIDPKNNQVVSKKTPVDKRKVISEETSEKVRYALENVVAKGSGKGAFIDGYRVGGKTGTAQKVKDGKYLENNYIVSFIGFAPADDPQIVVYVAVDNPKGVTQFGGVVAAPIVGNILRDALPVMGVKPRKEQVEKEYKWGDTPTVEVPNLIGMKKKDLQTQLVDLKLDISGDGERVIKQSPEAGAKVKEGSKIRIYFGN; this comes from the coding sequence ATGCGTGTATCAAATGTAACGGTTAGAAAACGACTTATTTTTATACTTATATCAGGTATACTTATTTTCACTATCATCGATATTCGTCTTGGATATGTACAGTTTTTTCTTGGGAATATGTTAACGGATCGCGCGAAAGATTCGTGGAGTCGTAATATTACTTTTGAGCCTGAAAGAGGGAAAATTTTAGACCGAAACGGTGTGGAACTTGCCACAAATAAAAGTGCCCCGACGGTATTTGTAGTGCCGAGGCAAATTGAAAAACCAGCAGAGACTGCAGAGAAGTTAGCTGCAGTATTAGGTGTGGAAAAAGACGAGATTTATAAGAGGGTTACAAAAAAGGAATCAATTGTAAGGTTAGATAAGGGTGGCAGGAAGATATCGCATGACAAAGCGAAAGAGGTACGAGGATTAAGTTTAAAGGGAGTTTATATTGCAGAGGATTCTATCCGGTACTATCCATTTGGAAATTTTTTATCACACGTATTAGGGTTTGCAGGTAGTGATAATCAAGGTCTTATGGGGTTAGAAAAATATTATGATAAAGAGCTGAATGGTGATAAAGGTCATGTCCGTTTTTTTGCAGATGCAAAAGGACAAAGAATGCCTAACATTGGTGATGATTTCAAAAAACCAGAAGCTGGACTGAACTTAGGCTTAACAATTGATGCGCGTATTACGAGAATTATGGAAAGAGAAATGAATATCGCAGAGTCAACGTATAATCCCGATGGTATGATTGCCATTGCAATGAATCCAAAAAATGGTGAGATTTTAGGCATGTCGAGTCGACCGAGTTTTGATCCAGCAGATTTTCAAAGTGTTTCTCCAGAAGTGTATAATAGAAATTTACCTGTATGGAGTACGTATGAGCCTGGTTCAACATTTAAGATCATTACGTTAGCGGCCGCTTTGAATGAAAATTTGGTAGACTTAGAGAAAGATACGTTTTATGATGATGGAGCAGCTGAAGTTGGTGGGGCTAGATTAAAATGTTGGAAAGCTGGAGGTCATGGTAGCCAGACGTTTTTAGAGGTCGTTCAAAACTCGTGTAACCCAGGGTTTATTGAACTTGGTGATCGACTGGGTAAAGACAGATTGTTTAAATACATTCGTAATTTCGGCTTTGGACAGAAGACTGGAATCGACTTACAAGGTGAAGGTAGTGGGATTTTATTTAAGTTAGATAAAGTTGGTCCAGTTGAGCAAGCAACAACTTCATTTGGTCAGGGTGTTTCTGTTACACCAATTCAACAAGTAGCAGCTGTAGCAGCGGCTGTAAATGGTGGAACGTTATACCAACCATATATAGCTAAGGAGTTTATTGATCCGAAAAATAATCAAGTTGTTAGTAAAAAAACACCTGTTGATAAAAGGAAAGTTATTTCCGAGGAAACTTCAGAAAAAGTTCGTTATGCATTAGAGAATGTTGTAGCGAAGGGGTCTGGTAAAGGTGCGTTTATTGACGGATATCGTGTAGGTGGAAAAACAGGTACTGCTCAAAAGGTGAAAGATGGTAAATATTTAGAGAATAATTATATAGTGTCTTTTATTGGCTTTGCTCCAGCGGATGATCCGCAAATTGTTGTTTATGTAGCTGTTGATAATCCAAAAGGAGTCACTCAATTTGGTGGAGTAGTAGCGGCTCCAATTGTTGGGAATATTCTTCGGGATGCACTTCCTGTTATGGGAGTGAAACCGAGAAAAGAACAAGTTGAGAAAGAATATAAATGGGGCGACACACCAACTGTAGAAGTTCCGAATTTAATTGGCATGAAAAAGAAGGATTTACAAACTCAACTTGTTGATTTGAAGCTTGATATAAGCGGAGATGGAGAGAGAGTAATTAAACAATCACCAGAAGCTGGGGCCAAGGTAAAAGAAGGCTCAAAAATTAGAATTTACTTCGGGAATTAA
- a CDS encoding penicillin-binding protein, with translation MIFFLLLFLLLLARFFYIQATGTVHNQDLDDLAKQKHSKTGVLEANRGTIYDQNGHVLAQDANSYKLVAELKGAKPVENKEDTAKKIAGVLGKGEEDILAALNKEGRSQVEFGTLGKDLTREQKKQIEALNLPGISFITENARVYPNGDFASYVIGHAKPNEKGTSVGQFGLEKSLDKYLSASNGEVAYTGDRKGVSLDGGKVNVKAPKNGDNVYLTMDQRIQSYLEDAMKAASKQYDPESLIGIVADPKTGKILAMSTKPSYDPNDRQIKYFFNDAISNAFEPGSTMKIFTLAAAINEGVYKGQDYYQSGTYQVGNRKINDHNGGAGWGSITFDEGVERSSNVAFAILGDQKLGPERFRKYINAFGLDEKTNIDLPGEGSNTILFDQQIQQVTTAFGQGSTVTPIQLVQAATSIANDGKMMKPYAIDKIVDPITGEVKLEHKPEEVGKPVTKETAAQVRQLLERVVTSPKGTGTAYKVDGYSVGGKTGTAQMPDGKGGYMTGRENYIFSFLGMAPMEDPQLVVYVAVKQPKLKDDENGAQPLADIFKYVTKNSLEYLKIKPNEVKDPKKHLKEQQTAVPDVTGKTMTEAGKAIEKAKLRPIILGEGKVQQQVPKATEQTLKGDRVFLVGDKPTMPNIQGWALRDVMNLAKTLQLNLKPSGTGYVTEQSVAEGTLLQPGTELGVTLVPPLEPQQEAEKP, from the coding sequence ATGATATTTTTCCTCCTGCTCTTTTTGCTATTATTAGCCCGATTTTTTTACATACAAGCGACAGGAACAGTGCATAATCAGGATTTGGATGACCTTGCTAAGCAAAAACATAGTAAAACAGGAGTTCTCGAAGCGAATCGAGGAACGATTTATGACCAAAATGGTCATGTGTTAGCGCAAGATGCAAACTCTTATAAACTTGTAGCTGAATTAAAAGGTGCGAAACCTGTTGAGAATAAAGAGGATACTGCAAAGAAAATTGCAGGAGTACTAGGAAAAGGCGAAGAGGATATTTTAGCTGCATTAAATAAGGAAGGCAGAAGTCAAGTCGAATTTGGAACACTAGGCAAGGATTTGACGAGAGAACAGAAGAAACAAATAGAGGCATTGAATTTGCCGGGAATATCTTTTATTACAGAAAATGCAAGAGTGTATCCAAACGGTGATTTTGCGTCTTACGTCATAGGTCATGCGAAACCAAATGAAAAGGGAACTTCGGTAGGACAATTTGGCTTAGAAAAAAGTTTGGATAAATATTTAAGTGCTTCTAATGGAGAAGTAGCTTATACAGGTGATCGTAAAGGTGTATCTCTCGATGGTGGAAAAGTGAATGTAAAGGCACCTAAAAATGGAGATAATGTGTATTTAACAATGGATCAACGAATCCAAAGTTATTTAGAAGATGCGATGAAAGCGGCAAGTAAACAATATGATCCAGAAAGTTTAATAGGGATTGTTGCGGATCCGAAAACTGGAAAAATATTAGCGATGTCTACTAAACCTAGTTATGATCCTAATGATCGTCAAATTAAATATTTCTTCAATGATGCGATTTCAAATGCATTTGAACCGGGGTCAACAATGAAAATTTTCACATTAGCGGCAGCTATTAATGAAGGTGTGTACAAAGGACAAGATTATTATCAGTCTGGTACATATCAAGTTGGAAATCGGAAGATAAATGATCATAATGGCGGTGCTGGCTGGGGCTCTATTACATTCGATGAAGGGGTGGAGAGATCTTCAAACGTAGCGTTTGCTATTTTAGGTGATCAAAAACTTGGTCCAGAACGTTTCCGTAAATATATTAATGCTTTTGGGCTAGATGAGAAAACAAATATTGATTTACCTGGTGAAGGTTCTAATACAATTTTATTTGATCAGCAAATACAGCAAGTAACAACGGCTTTTGGACAAGGTTCTACTGTAACGCCAATTCAGCTTGTACAAGCTGCAACGTCTATTGCAAATGATGGGAAAATGATGAAACCATATGCGATTGACAAAATTGTAGATCCGATAACAGGGGAAGTAAAATTAGAGCATAAACCAGAAGAAGTAGGAAAGCCTGTTACAAAAGAAACAGCAGCGCAAGTAAGACAGTTGTTAGAACGTGTTGTTACATCTCCGAAAGGAACAGGAACTGCTTATAAAGTCGATGGATATTCAGTTGGTGGTAAAACAGGGACAGCGCAAATGCCGGATGGGAAAGGTGGCTATATGACAGGAAGAGAGAATTATATATTCTCATTCTTAGGGATGGCGCCGATGGAGGATCCGCAACTTGTTGTGTATGTAGCTGTTAAACAGCCGAAATTGAAAGATGATGAGAACGGCGCACAGCCGTTAGCTGATATTTTTAAATATGTAACAAAAAATAGTTTAGAGTATTTAAAGATAAAGCCAAATGAAGTGAAAGATCCGAAGAAGCATTTAAAAGAGCAACAAACTGCTGTTCCAGATGTAACTGGTAAAACGATGACTGAAGCGGGGAAAGCAATTGAAAAAGCAAAACTCCGTCCAATCATACTAGGTGAAGGAAAAGTGCAGCAACAAGTACCAAAAGCGACTGAACAAACATTAAAAGGTGATCGAGTCTTTTTAGTGGGAGATAAGCCAACAATGCCAAATATACAAGGGTGGGCACTGCGTGATGTTATGAATTTGGCGAAAACATTACAGCTTAACTTAAAACCTTCTGGTACCGGATACGTAACTGAACAAAGTGTAGCAGAAGGAACGTTACTGCAACCGGGTACAGAATTAGGTGTAACACTAGTACCACCACTTGAACCGCAACAAGAAGCAGAAAAACCGTAA
- the ftsL gene encoding cell division protein FtsL: MTNLAVKYKQQAQEEVQIQTPPQQMVKPKVKAKITRVEKLMYVAFIGFLLYACVAFIGNKAGLYQVNVEAATIEEKIVQQQKENQELQAEVEKLSRYERIAEVAKKHGLEINANNVKGLK; this comes from the coding sequence ATGACTAATTTAGCTGTAAAGTACAAACAACAAGCGCAAGAAGAGGTACAAATTCAAACGCCCCCACAGCAGATGGTTAAGCCGAAGGTTAAAGCAAAGATCACAAGGGTCGAAAAACTGATGTATGTAGCGTTTATTGGCTTCTTATTGTATGCCTGTGTAGCGTTTATTGGGAATAAAGCAGGGCTTTATCAAGTTAATGTAGAAGCAGCGACGATCGAAGAAAAAATTGTACAGCAGCAAAAAGAAAATCAAGAATTGCAAGCTGAAGTAGAGAAGCTAAGTCGCTATGAACGAATCGCTGAAGTTGCAAAAAAACATGGGCTAGAAATTAATGCGAATAATGTGAAAGGCCTCAAGTAA
- the rsmH gene encoding 16S rRNA (cytosine(1402)-N(4))-methyltransferase RsmH, with product MFKHVTVLLKETVDGLDIKPDGTYVDCTLGGGGHSSYLLSQLTDGGKLIAFDQDEIAIQNAKEKFSSYGEQFITVKSNFRYLSEKLQELGITEVDGILFDLGVSSPQLDTPERGFSYHHDAPLDMRMDQDAPLTAYDVINSWSYEQLVRIFFQYGEEKFSKQIARKIEAYRENKAIETTGELVELIKEGIPAPARRTGGHPAKRVFQAIRIAVNDELKVFEEALESAIELVKPGGRVSVITFHSLEDRICKTTFKRNSTTPQLPPGLPIIPDEFKPKLKLITRKPILPSDIELEENNRARSAKLRIAEKR from the coding sequence ATGTTTAAACACGTAACAGTGCTTTTGAAAGAAACAGTAGACGGCTTAGATATAAAGCCAGATGGTACATATGTAGATTGTACACTGGGGGGAGGAGGACATAGTTCTTATTTATTATCCCAATTGACTGATGGGGGAAAATTAATTGCTTTTGATCAAGATGAGATAGCGATTCAAAATGCAAAAGAAAAATTTTCTTCATACGGTGAGCAGTTTATAACGGTAAAGAGCAATTTCCGTTACTTATCTGAAAAACTACAGGAATTAGGCATAACAGAGGTAGACGGTATTTTATTCGATTTAGGTGTTTCATCCCCACAATTAGATACACCAGAGCGAGGCTTTAGTTATCATCATGATGCACCGTTAGATATGCGGATGGATCAAGATGCCCCATTAACAGCATATGATGTTATAAATAGCTGGTCATATGAACAACTTGTAAGAATTTTCTTCCAGTATGGTGAAGAGAAATTTTCAAAGCAAATAGCAAGAAAAATTGAAGCGTATCGTGAAAATAAAGCTATTGAAACGACAGGAGAATTAGTGGAACTAATAAAAGAAGGTATTCCGGCTCCTGCGCGTAGAACTGGTGGACATCCTGCGAAGCGAGTTTTCCAGGCAATCCGTATTGCTGTAAATGATGAATTGAAAGTATTTGAAGAAGCGTTGGAATCTGCTATTGAGTTGGTCAAGCCTGGTGGAAGAGTTAGTGTTATAACATTCCATTCATTAGAAGACCGTATTTGTAAAACAACATTTAAGCGAAATAGTACAACGCCGCAATTGCCGCCAGGGTTACCAATTATCCCAGATGAATTTAAGCCGAAATTAAAGCTTATTACAAGAAAACCGATTTTACCTTCTGATATAGAGCTGGAAGAAAATAATCGAGCGCGTTCTGCGAAGTTGAGAATCGCTGAAAAACGATAA
- the panE gene encoding 2-dehydropantoate 2-reductase, with product MKIGIVGSGAIGLLYTFYLQKSNQDVTLFTRTAKQAEELNKTGVTCIRDGKRETVFPSILPIEYMLDQKLDYTFIAVKQYHINDILPFVQGESSLIFLQNGMSHLHAIQKIRNENIAVGIVEHGAKKEERYTVHHTGIGITKFGVVRGPFLYFKKVFDYFPFAHFPIQIEADWKGIMYKKLVVNVCINPLTALLRVQNGELITNPFFYQMMEQVFREVAFLVSEEQEMVWEMVRGICERTSHNTSSMLADVRANRQTEIDAIVGYVLEEAKKQQRPVPTLQFLFDAIKGLEVKE from the coding sequence ATGAAAATTGGAATTGTAGGATCAGGTGCTATTGGTCTATTGTATACATTTTATTTACAAAAAAGTAATCAAGATGTCACGTTGTTTACAAGGACGGCTAAGCAGGCTGAAGAATTGAATAAAACAGGTGTAACTTGTATTAGAGATGGGAAACGTGAAACGGTATTTCCATCCATTTTACCGATAGAATATATGTTAGATCAGAAGTTAGATTATACATTTATTGCTGTGAAGCAATACCATATAAATGACATATTACCGTTTGTGCAAGGAGAATCATCATTAATCTTTTTGCAAAACGGAATGTCGCATCTTCATGCTATACAGAAAATAAGAAATGAGAATATAGCTGTTGGTATTGTAGAACACGGTGCGAAAAAAGAAGAAAGGTATACGGTCCATCATACTGGAATAGGTATAACGAAGTTTGGGGTAGTGCGCGGTCCATTTTTATATTTTAAAAAAGTATTCGATTATTTTCCTTTTGCTCATTTTCCAATTCAAATAGAGGCTGATTGGAAAGGTATTATGTACAAAAAATTAGTAGTAAATGTATGTATTAATCCATTGACAGCGTTATTGCGGGTTCAGAACGGTGAGTTAATTACGAATCCTTTTTTTTATCAAATGATGGAGCAAGTATTTAGGGAAGTTGCATTTCTTGTTAGTGAAGAACAAGAAATGGTATGGGAAATGGTACGAGGTATATGTGAAAGAACGTCTCATAATACATCATCTATGCTAGCAGATGTAAGAGCGAATAGACAAACGGAAATCGATGCAATTGTTGGATATGTGTTAGAGGAAGCTAAGAAACAGCAACGACCAGTTCCGACACTTCAATTTTTGTTCGATGCAATAAAAGGATTAGAAGTAAAAGAATAA
- a CDS encoding N-acetyltransferase: MGFPKVERLLINYKTLDEFKKFKGCGALELSMLEELQANIIENNSESPFYGIYYGGSLIARMSLYMKRDGGEPFDITGPYLELYKLEVLPTFQKQGFGQMLVNYAKQLQFPVKTIARIHSAGFWDKLNFQPVSVTNGDFYIWHPETNMNAITNEESA; encoded by the coding sequence ATGGGATTCCCAAAAGTTGAGCGCTTGCTCATCAATTATAAAACATTAGATGAATTTAAAAAATTTAAAGGTTGCGGAGCTCTAGAACTATCTATGTTGGAAGAGTTACAAGCAAACATTATTGAAAACAATAGCGAATCACCATTTTATGGTATTTATTATGGCGGATCACTAATCGCACGTATGAGTCTATATATGAAAAGGGATGGTGGCGAACCATTTGACATTACTGGCCCTTACCTAGAACTTTATAAACTTGAAGTGTTACCAACTTTTCAAAAACAAGGATTTGGACAAATGCTTGTGAATTATGCAAAACAACTACAGTTCCCAGTTAAAACGATAGCACGTATCCATTCAGCTGGTTTTTGGGATAAATTAAATTTCCAACCTGTATCAGTAACTAATGGTGATTTTTATATTTGGCATCCAGAAACAAATATGAATGCGATTACAAACGAGGAATCTGCATAA
- a CDS encoding RsfA family transcriptional regulator, which translates to MATTRQDAWTDDEDLLLAEVVLRHIQEGGTQLSAFKEVGRHLSRTPAACGFRWNSYVRKQYKERIEEAKQLRKVENYEVKETEVLEPTSITLNDVIDFLQNYKDENSLMVLQKQVESLQTERERLLERLSVYEEEYRTLLDYIDQKRSVMVAERNSVRSNGKLEKLKK; encoded by the coding sequence ATGGCGACAACAAGACAAGATGCTTGGACTGATGATGAAGATTTGCTTCTGGCAGAAGTAGTACTCCGGCATATTCAAGAAGGTGGAACGCAACTTTCTGCCTTTAAAGAAGTGGGAAGACATTTGTCTCGTACACCAGCAGCATGTGGATTTAGATGGAATTCTTACGTGAGAAAGCAATATAAAGAACGTATTGAAGAAGCGAAACAACTTCGTAAAGTAGAAAATTATGAAGTGAAAGAGACGGAGGTATTAGAGCCTACGTCAATTACACTGAATGATGTTATTGATTTCTTGCAAAATTATAAAGATGAAAACTCTTTAATGGTGTTGCAAAAACAAGTTGAATCGCTACAGACAGAGAGAGAACGACTTCTAGAGCGATTATCAGTATATGAGGAAGAGTATAGAACATTACTTGATTATATCGATCAAAAAAGAAGTGTAATGGTAGCGGAAAGAAATAGTGTTCGTTCGAATGGAAAGTTAGAGAAGTTAAAGAAATAA
- the rpmF gene encoding 50S ribosomal protein L32, with the protein MAVPFRRTSKTVKRKRRTHFKLSVPGMVECPSCGEAKLAHRVCKACGTYKGKEVISK; encoded by the coding sequence ATGGCTGTACCTTTTAGAAGAACTTCTAAAACAGTAAAAAGAAAGCGTCGTACGCATTTCAAATTATCAGTACCTGGTATGGTAGAGTGCCCAAGCTGTGGTGAAGCGAAATTAGCTCACCGTGTATGTAAAGCATGCGGTACTTACAAAGGTAAAGAAGTAATCAGCAAGTAA
- a CDS encoding YceD family protein, whose amino-acid sequence MKWSIHQLNKLRNKGLTLDEMVDVSELKEVEKDIREINPVHVTGRVDFGSGKFTFHLHITGSMVLPCSRSLVDVTLPFDIKTTEVFQTSEEEFETEAEIHCLEGEVLDLLPVIKENILLEIPMQIFSDDVSGGAPMQGQDWQVISEENKEKAVDPRLAGLAKFFDK is encoded by the coding sequence ATGAAATGGTCCATCCATCAATTGAATAAATTGAGAAATAAAGGATTGACATTGGATGAGATGGTAGATGTAAGTGAGCTAAAAGAGGTCGAGAAAGATATTCGTGAAATTAATCCTGTTCATGTAACAGGAAGAGTTGATTTTGGCTCCGGGAAGTTTACGTTCCATCTACATATAACTGGAAGCATGGTTTTACCATGTTCTCGCTCTTTAGTAGATGTGACATTACCATTTGACATTAAAACAACTGAGGTGTTCCAAACTTCAGAAGAAGAGTTTGAAACAGAAGCTGAAATTCATTGTTTAGAAGGAGAAGTACTTGACTTACTGCCCGTAATCAAGGAAAATATACTTTTGGAGATTCCAATGCAAATTTTCAGTGATGATGTTTCTGGTGGAGCACCGATGCAAGGTCAAGACTGGCAAGTGATTTCGGAAGAAAACAAAGAAAAGGCTGTTGATCCAAGATTGGCAGGACTTGCAAAGTTTTTTGACAAATAA
- a CDS encoding nucleotidyltransferase produces the protein MQQTKKLTHSDIIIAVMSGPFLQRGEPALISKWYRTKMALASGVDLIVELPYAFATQKAETFANGAISILNALRVSEICFGSEDGQIENFYNTISVQKNEEATFNRLVKQFMSAGNSYAKATSEAFLHILPSKKNIDMSQPNNILGFQYIKAILAQNSSMQAQTIKRYASHYHDETFSNQHIASATSIRKQLFSENGSFTEIEPFIPKATASLLATYKQNFGILHNWEQYFSFFKYKLMTMSPGDLRHIYEIEEGLEHRILSKIQNSSSFHSFMEALKTKRYTWTRLQRACTHILTNTTKEEMHMANIEQHAPYIRLLGMSQKGQTYISKNKKKIELPILTHTKSFDHPTLHIERKANSVYFSIMQEPLRTQLLKQDVIHHPIRYDETTTTFL, from the coding sequence GTGCAACAAACAAAAAAGTTAACACACTCTGATATTATAATTGCCGTTATGAGTGGCCCTTTTTTGCAGCGTGGTGAGCCCGCACTCATTTCCAAATGGTATCGCACTAAAATGGCCTTAGCAAGCGGTGTAGACCTTATTGTAGAGCTTCCATACGCATTCGCAACACAAAAAGCTGAAACTTTTGCAAATGGTGCTATTTCCATCTTAAATGCCTTACGCGTTTCTGAAATTTGTTTTGGCAGTGAAGATGGACAAATCGAAAATTTTTATAATACCATCTCTGTACAAAAAAACGAAGAAGCGACTTTTAATCGTCTCGTAAAGCAATTTATGAGCGCAGGTAATAGTTACGCCAAAGCTACATCTGAAGCCTTTCTACACATTTTACCATCCAAAAAAAACATCGATATGTCACAACCAAATAACATTTTAGGCTTTCAATACATAAAAGCAATTCTGGCGCAAAATAGTTCTATGCAAGCACAAACTATAAAAAGATACGCATCTCATTATCACGATGAAACATTTAGTAACCAACATATCGCAAGTGCAACGAGTATTCGTAAACAACTCTTTAGCGAAAATGGTTCATTTACAGAAATTGAGCCTTTTATCCCGAAAGCAACCGCTTCTCTTTTAGCAACTTATAAACAAAACTTCGGGATATTACATAATTGGGAACAATACTTTTCATTTTTTAAATACAAACTTATGACGATGTCTCCAGGGGACTTACGACATATATATGAAATCGAAGAAGGTTTAGAGCATCGTATTTTATCAAAAATACAAAACAGCTCTTCCTTCCACTCATTCATGGAAGCATTAAAAACAAAACGTTATACATGGACTAGATTACAAAGAGCCTGTACACATATTTTAACAAACACGACAAAAGAAGAGATGCATATGGCAAATATAGAACAACATGCACCGTATATTCGTCTACTCGGCATGTCACAAAAAGGACAAACTTATATTTCAAAAAACAAGAAAAAAATAGAACTTCCAATCCTTACTCATACAAAAAGTTTTGACCATCCTACTTTACATATAGAGCGAAAAGCAAATTCTGTATATTTCTCTATCATGCAAGAACCATTACGGACACAACTACTAAAACAAGACGTAATACACCATCCAATTCGTTACGATGAAACAACTACAACGTTTCTATAA
- a CDS encoding SepM family pheromone-processing serine protease, with the protein MFKRFRFIYAILIGVILAMLLVYVRLPYYVTKPGMAAKLEPYVQVEGGTKESGDFMLVTVSMGPANVVNLIAAQFNKYTHVSKAEEILQRGESDEEYQFRQNYAMKDSQNAAIYNAYKQANRTVSFENKGVLVAGVAKGMPSEGKLKLGDIIIAVDGKTFEKTDQFIEYMTGKKEGDTVNIEYMRGGKQLKENLNVKTIPNGNGRVGIGVSIVTERELVVDPKVKIDSHEIGGPSAGLMFTLEIYNQLVEEDLTKGHEIAGTGTINEKGEIGPIGGIQQKVVAASDAGAEVFFAPNEKGAEKSNYKDALEAAKDIKTKMKVVPVDTLDDALKYLEKMGEKK; encoded by the coding sequence ATGTTTAAGCGTTTTCGGTTTATATATGCAATCTTAATAGGTGTGATATTGGCGATGTTACTTGTTTATGTGCGTTTACCGTACTATGTAACAAAACCAGGAATGGCTGCGAAATTAGAGCCGTATGTCCAAGTTGAGGGTGGAACAAAAGAATCTGGTGATTTTATGCTTGTAACGGTTTCGATGGGGCCGGCAAATGTGGTGAATTTAATAGCGGCACAATTTAATAAATATACACATGTTTCGAAGGCGGAAGAAATATTGCAAAGGGGCGAGAGTGATGAAGAATATCAATTCCGCCAAAATTATGCAATGAAAGACTCGCAAAATGCAGCAATTTATAATGCGTATAAACAAGCGAATCGTACTGTTTCTTTTGAAAATAAAGGTGTATTAGTTGCTGGTGTAGCGAAGGGTATGCCGTCAGAGGGGAAGCTTAAGCTTGGAGATATCATCATAGCTGTTGACGGAAAAACATTCGAAAAGACGGATCAATTTATTGAGTATATGACAGGGAAAAAAGAAGGAGATACAGTAAATATTGAGTACATGCGAGGCGGAAAACAGTTAAAAGAAAATTTAAATGTAAAGACAATTCCTAATGGAAATGGCCGCGTAGGTATAGGTGTCTCTATCGTGACGGAAAGAGAGTTAGTAGTAGATCCGAAAGTGAAAATTGATTCCCATGAAATAGGTGGGCCATCAGCAGGCTTAATGTTTACATTAGAAATATATAATCAACTTGTGGAAGAAGATTTAACAAAAGGACATGAAATTGCTGGAACAGGTACAATTAATGAAAAGGGAGAAATTGGCCCAATTGGTGGTATACAGCAAAAAGTGGTAGCTGCTAGTGATGCGGGTGCTGAGGTGTTTTTTGCGCCAAATGAAAAAGGTGCGGAGAAATCCAACTATAAAGATGCACTTGAGGCTGCGAAAGATATTAAAACAAAAATGAAGGTTGTACCAGTGGATACGCTGGATGATGCGTTGAAGTATTTGGAAAAAATGGGTGAGAAAAAATAA